A single region of the Malaclemys terrapin pileata isolate rMalTer1 chromosome 2, rMalTer1.hap1, whole genome shotgun sequence genome encodes:
- the DUSP26 gene encoding dual specificity protein phosphatase 26 yields the protein MAFMSRFSRSSSRSPSRGSQEDASNHPILSVFELERLLYTGKTACNHADEVWPGLYLGDQDIAANRRELARLRITHILNASHSKWRGGAEYYEGTGIRYLGIEAHDSPSFDMSPYFHPSADFIHQALSEGGGRILVHCAVGVSRSATLVLAYLMIRHRMTLVEAIKTVKDHRGIIPNRGFLHQLVSLDNSLRLKRRA from the exons ATGGCTTTTATGTCCAGGTTCTCCAGAAGCAGCTCCAGGTCACCCAGCCGGGGGTCTCAGGAAGACGCCAGcaaccaccccatcctcagtgtctTTGAGCTGGAGAGGCTGCTGTACACGGGGAAGACGGCCTGTAACCATGCAGATGAGGTCTGGCCAGGACTGTACTTGGGAGACCA AGATATAGCAGCCAATCGGCGTGAGCTGGCCCGCCTGCGCATCACCCACATCCTCAATGCCTCGCACAGCAAGTGGAGAGGGGGTGCTGAGTACTATGAGGGCACCGGCATCCGCTACCTTGGCATCGAGGCCCACGACTCGCCCAGCTTCGACATGAGTCCCTACTTCCACCCCTCAGCTGACTTCATCCACCAGGCTCTgagtgagggaggag GAAGGATCCTCGTCCACTGTGCTGTCGGGGTGAGCCGCTCGGCCACCTTGGTCCTCGCCTACCTTATGATCCGCCACCGTATGACCCTGGTGGAAGCCATAAAGACTGTCAAGGACCACCGCGGCATCATCCCCAACCGGGGCTTCTTGCACCAGCTGGTCTCCCTGGATAACTCCCTGAGGCTGAAGCGACGAGCATGa